A single Sander lucioperca isolate FBNREF2018 chromosome 24, SLUC_FBN_1.2, whole genome shotgun sequence DNA region contains:
- the LOC116044846 gene encoding growth hormone receptor-like, translating to MLEESLSWRLYNGCRRVFKRCINLREEVVMTTRPQIHYCRSPNMEDFSCWWHPLDNLTEGEQVTYVLTYSKDKGPKHECPDYVSAGANSCHFDSSHTSIWKIYCLNVTAVTAHRNYTSQEHCLDVAEIVQTEAPVNLTYVLTDAGGDELGHNALLSWTYPVPSDLQYGWITLVYELQYRRVTDSDNWKVKHPVREPHVELLGLPVGDYVVRVRCRSHNYGLWSDWSSTLLMSIPARPPAGKLLVLILVTGVGVVALLIVAFGIVPQSKRIKDYFLPPIPKPRILGIDPLLLKKGNLEEVNRHFSNFHSYRPPSYTEEVWEHVSASDVYLAQAEECSVPAKPTDRERDALMAPCGSVTPVAAHHKLTAQQLTLYVHSLPPYCSLPPDAFAPSLDMSAPWPRPEIVSLPGTEYSVMGHPRLPAPDAAPDATSRSPQDFYTCVQLMNESGEVHLVPCLPPPAYRREFPPLPRSKSDAREKEAKKKKLADSQARTDVMKDGGEAERGEAAVPLLPVAVDNKG from the exons TTCAAGCGGTGTATTAACTTGAGAG agGAGGTTGTCATGACAACGAGGCCTCAGATCCACTACTGCCGCTCACCCAACATGGAGGACTTCTCCTGCTGGTGGCATCCGCTGGACAACCTGACGGAGGGAGAGCAGGTCACCTACGTCCTTACATACTCTAAAGA TAAGGGGCCCAAACACGAGTGTCCGGACTACGTGAGCGCCGGCGCCAACAGCTGCCACTTCGACAGCAGCCACACGTCCATTTGGAAGATCTACTGCTTGAACGTGACCGCCGTCACCGCCCACAGGAACTACACTTCCCAGGAGCACTGCCTGGACGTAGCAGAGATAG TTCAGACCGAAGCTCCGGTGAATCTGACCTACGTGCTGACGGATGCCGGCGGGGATGAATTGGGCCACAACGCGCTGCTGTCATGGACGTACCCGGTGCCCTCGGACCTGCAGTACGGCTGGATCACGCTGGTGTACGAGCTGCAGTACAGGCGGGTCACTGACAGCGACAACTGGAAG gtgaagCATCCTGTGCGGGAGCCTCACGTGGAGCTGCTTGGCCTCCCCGTTGGAGACTACGTGGTGCGAGTTCGCTGCCGCTCGCACAACTACGGCCTGTGGAGCGACTGGAGCTCCACGCTGCTGATGAGCATCCCCGCCAGGCCGCCTGCTG GTAAACTCCTGGTGCTGATTCTGGTGACAGGAGTCGGGGTCGTGGCTCTGCTGATTGTCGCCTTCGGTATCGTTCCACAAAGCAAGAG AATAAAAGACTACTTCCTGCCGCCCATCCCAAAGCCGCGGATCCTCGGCATCGACCCACTGCTCCTGAAG AAGGGGAACTTGGAGGAAGTCAACCGTCACTTCAGTAACTTCCACAGCTACAGACCTCCGAGCTACACCGAGGAGGTTTGGGAACACGTGAGCGCCAGTGACGTCTATCTGGCCCAGGCGGAGGAGTGCAGCGTCCCGGCCAAGCCCACGGACCGGGAGAGGGACGCCCTGATGGCTCCATGTGGCAGCGTGACGCCTGTGGCCGCCCATCACAAGCTCACAGCCCAACAGCTGACGTTGTACGTGCATAGCCTGCCGCCCTACTGCTCCTTGCCGCCCGACGCCTTCGCCCCGTCGCTGGACATGTCTGCGCCGTGGCCGAGGCCAGAGATCGTGTCTCTGCCGGGGACGGAGTACAGCGTGATGGGACATCCACGCCTCCCTGCTCCTGACGCTGCTCCTGATGCCACCAGCCGCTCGCCGCAGGACTTCTACACCTGCGTGCAGCTCATGAATGAAAGCGGCGAGGTGCACCTGGTGCCCTGCCTGCCGCCGCCGGCGTACCGCCGCGAGTTCCCGCCTCTCCCCAGGTCCAAATCAGATGCACGGGAGAAGgaggcgaagaagaagaagctggcCGACAGCCAAGCCAGGACAGACGTGATGAAAGACGGAGGCGAGGCTGAGAGAGGCGAGGCGGCGGTCCCTCTGCTGCCTGTTGCGGTCGATAACAAAGGCTGa
- the dusp27 gene encoding inactive dual specificity phosphatase 27, with product MASPSQSGEQRDQKVPDGEEEEEEEERSVQGVQSHYLRCPSPSFSMASESRFSMISGSDAASIFMEPIHLSSAIAAKKIINEELPPRSVRAESVSESMLESAEQLMVEDLYNRVKDMIDDRSPYNTPCVLDIQRAMVQDRLEAASNPVDEVWPNIFIAEKSVAVNKARLKRMGITHILNAAHGTGVYTSETFYAGMNIQYMGIEVDDFPDADISVHFRPTAEFLDDALLTHKGKVLVVSMMGVSRAAVLVASYLMIFQHMTIMEALTSMRKKRAINPNEGFLKQLRNLNENLMEERDDDDETLSQCSVIDAHARARIFGEDEDTDTEEEQSMIEVKAHSIMMEEEEDGESVMSSVASSAAAAALRSGLTGAQNGPDSQGSSRIQEEIVLPEQEGREDSEEEDGLDSMIREWQRRNEKYQNDDWWEAQLNSDGEDEESLAEGRGKQTKEGVDADVESVTSEDVRAVKERLKRRLRRPQSDAMSTSSCTSYSDLWKQRLREIEEQAAARYRKKEDDEGSESTATEGGKKKIDDEVESILSDTSSMYNFCQKNKEKMTALERWRVKRIHFGWNKKDREDGEKSSIGDGDKGDGEGEAKTPSFQDVNLTAYQAWKLRQQKRLGEENTDEILEMSRGEDSATVKRRQRREEILERSKKNLEESQSICGWENESCVSGGTIPLSAFWAGAGVTGPPSVANDDNMSMLSGRSSVISSVSQARSLRSAQCVNPMTLVPPILPVPPVQGPGGEPMVNLASIQNWIANVVSETIKQKQSELSLPPPSRAGSELSFGGATSLMSGRGLDDDKASLLSGASYSSALSQGRGRAASVLSAGRSSSASGLTGRSSALGSTLGSTLGSKKNKITTTSVPLFSLFQDQVDMGKLDAMDKEMKSEMRGKMASYEKKKILEDNKRSTLYKKKKPKEDEDEEEERKKKEEEFLEETKKKPKPARTFGLSGCLNLNPALEKDKNTSIDDWLTSVRPPPRKPASAADAGPSEDPYDDLDASASEFDFSSRRASYAVDDEEEETYGVASRYRSRLHEDVSSDDTCNGFPQSHSYSRAGRAYSAYTESDEGTESYHDLNTKRKLAHRSRYESSETEVTRSRREEANNEEEEDDIATFIAQTRQRARARAAAEAEDDEVLAAWRVQQEAKSQSRAEP from the exons ATGGCGTCACCCAGTCAGAGCGGGGAGCAGAGAGATCAGAAGGTTCCtgatggagaggaagaggaggaggaggaggaaaggagcGTCCAAGGAGTGCAGTCTCATTACCTCCGCTGCCCGTCGCCCAG CTTCTCAATGGCTTCAGAGTCCAGGTTCTCCATGATCTCAGGCTCCGACGCTGCCAGCATCTTCATGGAGCCCATCCACCTCTCATCCGCCATCGCTGCCAAGAAGATCATCAATGAGG AGCTGCCACCTCGCAGCGTGCGGGCCGAGTCCGTCTCAGAGTCCATGCTGGAATCCGCTGAGCAGCTGATGGTGGAAGACCTCTACAACCGGGTAAAGGACATGATAGACGACCGCAGCCCCTACAACACCCCATGTGTGCTGGACATCCAGAGGGCCATGGTGCAGGACCGCCTGGAGGCTGCCAGCAACCCCGTGGACGAGGTGTGGCCCAACATCTTCATAGCCGAGAA ATCCGTTGCGGTCAACAAGGCTCGTCTGAAGCGAATGGGCATCACCCACATCCTCAACGCGGCCCACGGCACAGGGGTCTACACGAGTGAGACTTTCTACGCCGGCATGAACATCCAGTACATGGGCATCGAGGTGGACGACTTCCCCGACGCCGACATCTCGGTACACTTCAGGCCCACCGCCGAGTTCTTGGACGATGCGCTGCTGACACACAAGG GAAAGGTTCTGGTGGTCTCCATGATGGGCGTTAGCCGCGCCGCTGTCCTGGTGGCGTCCTACCTGATGATCTTCCAGCACATGACCATAATGGAGGCGTTGACGTCCATGAGGAAGAAGCGTGCCATCAACCCCAACGAAGGCTTCCTGAAGCAGCTGAGAAATCTCAACGAGAACCTGATGGAGGAGCGCGACGATGACGACGAAACGCTCAGCCAGTGCTCCGTCATTGATGCACACGCACGCGCTCGCATCTTCGGCGAGGATGAGGATACTGATACAGAGGAAGAGCAGAGTATGATTGAGGTGAAAGCACACTCCATcatgatggaggaggaggaggatggagagagcGTGATGAGCAGCGTTGCCTCCTCTGCAGCGGCTGCAGCGCTCCGGAGCGGATTGACGGGAGCGCAAAATGGGCCGGACAGCCAGGGATCGAGCCGCATTCAGGAAGAGATTGTACTACCTGAGCAGGAGGGCAGAGAGGACAGTGAGGAAGAGGACGGCCTCGACAGCATGATCCGCGAGTGGCAGCGGAGGAACGAGAAATACCAGAACGACGACTGGTGGGAGGCGCAGCTGAACAGCGACGGCGAGGATGAGGAATCTCTCGCAGAGGGGCGAGGAAAGCAGACCAAGGAAGGTGTAGACGCAGACGTGGAGAGCGTCACCAGCGAAGACGTACGAGCTGTGAAAGAGCGGTTGAAGCGTCGACTCAGACGTCCACAGTCAGACGCGATGTCCACCTCCAGCTGCACAAGTTACTCCGATCTCTGGAAGCAGCGGCTGAGGGAAATCGAGGAACAAGCCGCCGCTCGCTACCGCAAGAAGGAGGATGACGAAGGCAGCGAGAGCACCGCCACTGAAGGCGGGAAGAAGAAGATCGATGACGAGGTGGAGAGCATCCTCTCCGACACCAGCTCCATGTACAACTTCTGCCAGAAGAACAAGGAGAAGATGACAGCTCTGGAGCGCTGGCGCGTCAAGAGGATCCACTTTGGCTGGAACAAGAAAGATCGAGAGGACGGCGAGAAGAGTTCCATAGGAGATGGAGATAAAGGGGACGGCGAGGGAGAAGCCAAGACGCCGTCCTTCCAAGATGTCAACTTGACAGCGTACCAGGCGTGGAAGCTGAGGCAGCAGAAGCGCCTTGGCGAGGAGAACACGGATGAGATCTTGGAGATGAGTCGGGGTGAGGACTCTGCGACGGTCAAGCGGAGGCAAAGACGTGAGGAGATCCTGGAGCGCTCGAAGAAGAACTTAGAAGAGAGTCAGTCCATATGTGGCTGGGAGAACGAGAGCTGCGTCAGTGGCGGTACGATCCCTCTCTCCGCTTTCTGGGCTGGCGCCGGCGTCACAGGCCCACCAAGTGTCGCCAATGATGACAACATGTCCATGCTGAGCGGCAGGTCGTCTGTTATATCCTCAGTTTCTCAGGCTCGCAGCTTGAGATCAGCACAGTGTGTGAATCCCATGACACTGGTTCCTCCGATCCTCCCAGTTCCTCCTGTGCAGGGCCCCGGAGGGGAACCCATGGTCAATCTGGCCAGCATTCAAAACTGGATCGCTAATGTCGTCTCGGAAACCATCAAGCAGAAGCAAAGCGAGTTGAGCCTGCCTCCTCCGTCACGCGCTGGATCGGAGCTTAGCTTTGGTGGTGCGACGAGCCTGATGTCAGGCCGAGGCCTGGACGATGACAAAGCGTCCTTGTTGAGCGGTGCTTCCTATTCCAGCGCTCTGTCACAGGGGCGAGGCAGGGCAGCGTCAGTCCTCTCAGCTGGCAGGTCGAGCAGCGCCTCTGGTCTCACTGGAAGAAGCTCTGCTCTGGGATCCACGCTCGGCTCCACTCTGGGCTCCAAGAAAAACAAGATCACCACCACCAGCGTGCCTCTGTTCAGCCTCTTCCAGGACCAGGTAGACATGGGAAAACTGGACGCCATGGACAAGGAGATGAAGTCCGAGATGAGGGGCAAGATGGCCTCCTACGAAAAGAAGAAGATCCTGGAGGACAACAAGCGCAGCACGCTCTACAAGAAAAAGAAACCAAAGGAGGAtgaagacgaggaggaggagaggaagaagaaggaggaggagtttcttgaggaaacaaagaaaaagccGAAACCTGCGAGGACTTTCGGCCTCTCTGGGTGCCTGAATCTCAACCCTGCGCTGGAGAAAGATAAGAACACCAGCATCGACGACTGGCTGACAAGCGTCCGGCCTCCCCCGAGGAAGCCGGCCTCGGCAGCCGACGCCGGCCCATCGGAGGATCCCTACGACGACCTCGATGCCTCCGCTTCCGAATTTGACTTCTCGAGCCGCAGGGCGTCCTATGCTGTCGATGACGAAGAGGAGGAAACTTATGGCGTCGCCTCCAGATACAGGTCAAGGTTACACGAGGATGTGTCAAGTGACGACACGTGCAACGGTTTCCCGCAATCTCACAGCTACAGCCGGGCGGGGCGGGCGTACAGCGCTTACACAGAGAGTGATGAGGGGACGGAGAGCTACCACGACCTCAACACAAAGAGGAAGCTCGCTCACCGCTCGCGATATGAAAGCAGCGAGACGGAAGTGACGAGGAGTAGGAGGGAGGAAGccaacaacgaggaggaggaggacgacatCGCCACCTTCATCGCCCAGACCAGGCAGAGGGCCAGAGCTCGGGCCGCCGCTGAGGCCGAAGACGACGAGGTGCTCGCCGCTTGGAGGGTGCAGCAGGAAGCGAAATCACAGAGCAGAGCTGAACCTTAG